The proteins below come from a single Parachlamydia acanthamoebae genomic window:
- a CDS encoding YchJ family protein, whose amino-acid sequence MKLQCPCDSGKTYPDCCQILHEGAQANQALSLMRSRYSAYAYQKVAYIIQTTHPDNPSFLADSIQWAKEILIFCQNTQFKKLEIVDYLEGIDESIVTFVAHLNQNHSNKKLFEKSLFIKLNNQWTYRDALLIKFK is encoded by the coding sequence ATGAAACTTCAATGCCCTTGCGATAGTGGTAAAACTTACCCAGATTGCTGCCAAATACTTCATGAAGGAGCTCAAGCAAATCAAGCTCTCTCTTTAATGCGCTCTAGATATTCTGCATACGCCTACCAAAAAGTTGCCTATATCATTCAAACAACCCATCCTGACAATCCAAGCTTTCTTGCGGACTCTATTCAATGGGCGAAAGAGATCTTGATCTTCTGTCAAAACACTCAATTTAAAAAATTAGAAATTGTCGATTATCTGGAAGGAATCGATGAGTCGATTGTGACATTTGTTGCTCATCTCAATCAAAATCATTCAAACAAAAAGCTATTTGAAAAGAGCCTATTTATAAAATTAAATAATCAATGGACATACAGAGATGCGCTACTAATAAAGTTTAAATAA
- a CDS encoding HIT family protein, which produces MSKIFKRLLIGIVLLMGIVFIIKSTPSSLNRDNCAFCSSQILDYQKFYEDDLVIALYTHKPVLPGHSLVIPKRHVERFEYLSAAEILRIGQIIKKVNVAAEKVFGTSSYLLLQKNGVEVGQTVPHVHFHYMPRKAGDDSSLKFLLKMYIANFSSPIDVKEMHEIVEKMKLAIEK; this is translated from the coding sequence ATGAGTAAAATATTTAAAAGATTATTGATCGGCATTGTGCTTTTAATGGGTATAGTATTTATTATTAAATCGACTCCGAGTTCCTTAAATCGCGACAACTGTGCGTTTTGTAGTAGTCAAATACTCGATTATCAAAAATTTTATGAAGATGATCTTGTGATTGCGCTTTACACCCATAAACCTGTTCTACCAGGCCATTCTCTTGTTATTCCAAAAAGACATGTTGAACGCTTTGAATACCTATCTGCGGCAGAAATCTTACGAATTGGTCAAATTATTAAGAAGGTCAATGTAGCAGCTGAAAAAGTTTTTGGAACGAGTTCTTATTTACTACTGCAAAAAAATGGCGTTGAAGTGGGGCAAACTGTTCCGCATGTGCATTTTCATTATATGCCGCGAAAAGCAGGAGACGACTCTAGTCTGAAATTTCTATTAAAAATGTATATAGCGAACTTTAGCTCTCCAATCGATGTGAAAGAAATGCATGAAATTGTTGAGAAAATGAAGCTCGCTATTGAAAAATGA
- a CDS encoding NUDIX hydrolase, with protein MNERRTARMLLLDSRNRILLMQISPKGSLDSNSIKTSFWITPGGEVEHGETLHAALLRELREETGILEAKVYEPAVWYGEILLNWKGIPTLFKESFFLLKVDSSEVSTDGFTQNEKELVQDLRWWSLEEIFSSQDIFLPKNLAVLLKPLFDSVPQETLKIDLSNS; from the coding sequence ATGAATGAAAGACGCACGGCTAGAATGTTACTTCTAGACTCGAGAAACCGTATCCTATTAATGCAAATCAGTCCTAAAGGTTCGCTAGATTCGAACTCAATTAAAACTTCTTTTTGGATTACTCCTGGTGGAGAAGTTGAACATGGGGAAACGTTACATGCTGCTTTATTGAGAGAACTGAGAGAAGAGACGGGTATTTTAGAGGCGAAAGTCTATGAACCCGCTGTTTGGTATGGGGAGATTCTCCTTAATTGGAAAGGCATTCCTACATTATTTAAGGAGTCTTTTTTCTTGTTGAAAGTCGATTCATCCGAAGTGAGCACTGACGGATTCACACAGAATGAAAAAGAACTCGTTCAAGATCTGCGCTGGTGGAGTTTGGAAGAAATCTTCAGCTCACAGGACATTTTTCTTCCTAAGAATTTAGCCGTTCTCTTGAAACCCTTATTTGATTCTGTTCCTCAAGAAACCCTAAAAATTGATTTATCAAATTCTTAA
- a CDS encoding glucose 1-dehydrogenase: MQERRLEGKVALITGAAQGIGKETALTFAREGALVIVSDICDTEGQSVAKQIGGKSIYLHLDVTDESNWERVIEAVVKQFGKLDVLVNNAGITGFQEGFGPQDPENTSLKNWREIHAINLDGVFLGCKYAIKAMNGSPAGSIINISSRSGLVGIPGAAAYASSKAAVRNHTKTVALYCCQQGYHIRCNSIHPAAILTPIWEPMLGTGLEREKRMAEIVKDIPMHKMGTSQDVANAILFLASDESNYITGIELTIDGGILAGSSATPKRYHAENEI; this comes from the coding sequence ATGCAAGAAAGAAGATTAGAAGGAAAAGTTGCTCTCATTACTGGGGCAGCACAGGGAATTGGGAAAGAAACAGCACTCACATTTGCAAGAGAAGGTGCCCTTGTCATAGTATCTGATATATGCGATACGGAGGGACAATCGGTTGCAAAACAAATTGGAGGAAAATCCATTTATCTTCATTTGGACGTAACAGATGAAAGCAACTGGGAAAGAGTGATAGAAGCAGTTGTAAAGCAATTTGGCAAACTCGATGTTTTAGTCAATAATGCTGGAATCACAGGCTTTCAAGAAGGATTTGGCCCACAAGATCCAGAAAATACTTCTCTAAAAAATTGGAGAGAGATACATGCCATTAATTTAGATGGCGTTTTTCTAGGATGTAAATACGCCATAAAAGCCATGAATGGAAGTCCTGCAGGTTCTATTATAAACATTTCATCGAGATCTGGTCTGGTAGGTATACCAGGAGCTGCTGCCTATGCTTCAAGCAAAGCTGCAGTGAGAAATCATACCAAAACAGTTGCTCTTTACTGCTGTCAGCAAGGATATCACATTCGTTGTAATTCTATCCATCCGGCCGCTATTTTGACACCTATCTGGGAGCCTATGTTAGGAACTGGTTTGGAAAGAGAAAAAAGGATGGCTGAAATTGTTAAAGACATTCCCATGCATAAAATGGGAACTTCTCAGGATGTTGCAAATGCAATCTTGTTTTTGGCTTCTGATGAATCCAATTATATTACAGGCATTGAACTTACAATAGATGGGGGGATTTTGGCGGGATCTAGCGCGACACCTAAAAGATATCATGCAGAAAATGAGATTTAA
- a CDS encoding YhcH/YjgK/YiaL family protein encodes MIIDDLRFVHRYVHIHPLFKEAFEFILQNQKPQVSPEKMYLRDDCLMAIFESRPGRTRDNSPLEAHKKYIDIQYTLSGQEEIGWKWQEECTHFSQAYQEDKDIMFFGDRPSFWIPILKNKFAIFFPEDAHAPFVSSDHIHKIIVKVAIES; translated from the coding sequence ATGATCATTGATGACTTAAGATTTGTGCATCGTTATGTACATATACATCCTCTTTTTAAAGAAGCTTTTGAATTTATTTTACAAAATCAAAAGCCTCAAGTTTCACCAGAAAAAATGTATTTAAGGGACGATTGCTTAATGGCAATCTTTGAATCAAGACCTGGCAGGACAAGGGATAACTCTCCTTTAGAGGCTCATAAAAAATATATTGATATTCAGTATACGTTATCCGGCCAAGAAGAAATTGGATGGAAATGGCAGGAAGAATGTACGCACTTCTCGCAAGCATACCAAGAAGACAAGGATATCATGTTTTTTGGCGATCGACCTTCCTTTTGGATTCCTATTCTGAAAAATAAGTTTGCCATTTTTTTCCCAGAAGATGCCCATGCTCCTTTTGTATCGAGCGATCATATTCACAAAATCATCGTAAAAGTAGCCATTGAGTCATGA